In Cloacibacillus sp. An23, the following are encoded in one genomic region:
- a CDS encoding D-2-hydroxyacid dehydrogenase: MYNGKVHIHIENSRSSSQVFIGTEEHVKALLERNADIADKLHITIGSSAEDPIDRWTDGDFEEYYGYMKTADVLVGFVFPTENMAQYAPELKWIHFISSGVNHMAPFDWVPEGVSLINNRGVHLPKSGESFAMFLAMLNSRMPCLATAQRNGEWKQIFTSVIKGKKLVIFGVGSQGGEIARQAHRMGLRVIGIDPYVKSHPCCEGVYTVDRLKEELADTDFLAIAAPVTDETRGMFSEEVLGWLPKEAGLMNVSRGALLDQNALDKKLRNGDIACAILDVFDVEPLPADSPLWTTPNLTITPHVSSDDLVNYMPLTLDLTIENVRNELAGRPLKNIVDIKKEF, encoded by the coding sequence ATGTACAACGGAAAAGTGCACATTCATATTGAGAACAGCCGTAGCTCGTCGCAGGTGTTCATCGGCACGGAAGAGCATGTGAAGGCCCTTCTTGAAAGAAACGCCGATATAGCGGACAAGCTGCATATAACGATAGGCAGCAGCGCGGAAGATCCTATCGACCGCTGGACGGATGGCGACTTCGAAGAATATTATGGATACATGAAGACCGCCGACGTTCTGGTCGGCTTTGTATTCCCGACTGAAAATATGGCTCAGTACGCCCCCGAGTTGAAGTGGATACACTTCATCAGCTCCGGCGTGAACCATATGGCTCCCTTCGACTGGGTTCCCGAGGGCGTATCATTGATAAACAACAGGGGCGTTCATCTTCCGAAATCCGGAGAATCGTTCGCCATGTTCCTCGCAATGCTCAACTCGCGTATGCCGTGCCTTGCGACTGCGCAGCGGAACGGCGAATGGAAGCAGATTTTCACTTCGGTTATTAAAGGTAAGAAACTAGTGATTTTCGGAGTCGGCAGTCAGGGCGGCGAGATTGCGCGCCAGGCGCACCGCATGGGACTGCGCGTTATCGGGATAGACCCGTACGTCAAGTCGCATCCGTGCTGCGAGGGCGTTTATACCGTTGATAGACTGAAGGAAGAACTTGCCGATACGGATTTTCTTGCGATCGCCGCGCCCGTAACGGATGAGACTCGCGGTATGTTCAGCGAAGAGGTGCTCGGATGGCTTCCGAAAGAAGCCGGGCTTATGAACGTATCGCGCGGCGCGCTGTTGGATCAGAACGCTTTAGACAAAAAGCTCAGAAACGGGGATATAGCGTGCGCTATACTCGACGTCTTCGATGTAGAGCCGCTGCCTGCGGATTCTCCGCTGTGGACTACGCCGAATCTTACGATAACGCCGCATGTTTCTTCAGACGACCTCGTGAATTATATGCCGCTGACGCTCGACCTCACGATAGAGAACGTACGCAACGAACTTGCGGGGCGGCCGCTCAAGAATATCGTCGATATAAAGAAGGAGTTTTAA
- a CDS encoding ABC transporter ATP-binding protein: MDNNNTPLLDVRHMSIFFGGLHAIEDVSVHVNQGEFVGLIGPNGAGKTTFFNSITGYIKPTAGEIEFDGKSLVRKQPAVIANYGISRTFQNIRLFPKMTVLENVSIPMHSTPKYSIWSAMLGLPVVKQTQHETEERALEYLSILGLADQKDREAGTLPYGSQRRLEIARALAASPKLLLLDEPAAGMNNDECQELVELLRGIYKMFNLTVVMIEHHIDIVLRLCSRIYVLNLGQLLSEGTPKEIQTDPKVIKAYLGERRRRV, from the coding sequence ATGGATAACAACAATACTCCGCTGCTCGACGTCAGGCATATGAGCATATTTTTCGGCGGACTTCATGCGATCGAGGATGTCAGCGTACACGTAAACCAAGGCGAGTTCGTCGGCCTTATCGGCCCGAACGGCGCGGGGAAGACGACGTTCTTCAACTCCATCACCGGCTACATCAAGCCGACGGCCGGGGAGATAGAGTTCGACGGTAAAAGCCTCGTACGCAAACAACCGGCGGTCATTGCAAATTACGGAATTAGCAGAACGTTTCAGAACATCAGGCTTTTCCCGAAAATGACCGTGCTTGAGAACGTCTCGATTCCGATGCACAGCACGCCGAAATATTCGATTTGGTCGGCGATGCTGGGGCTGCCGGTCGTAAAACAGACGCAGCACGAGACGGAGGAGCGCGCGCTGGAATATCTCTCCATACTCGGGCTTGCAGACCAAAAGGACAGAGAGGCGGGCACGCTCCCGTACGGCTCACAGAGGCGGCTCGAGATAGCGCGCGCGCTCGCCGCGTCGCCGAAGCTGCTGCTGCTCGACGAGCCGGCGGCTGGAATGAACAACGACGAATGTCAGGAGCTTGTGGAGCTTCTAAGAGGCATCTACAAGATGTTCAACCTGACGGTCGTTATGATAGAGCATCATATCGATATAGTCCTGCGGCTTTGTTCGAGGATTTACGTCTTGAATCTCGGCCAGCTTCTTTCCGAGGGCACTCCTAAAGAAATCCAGACAGACCCTAAGGTCATCAAAGCTTATCTCGGCGAAAGGAGGCGCAGAGTGTGA
- a CDS encoding branched-chain amino acid ABC transporter permease, with protein sequence MSTTLFIQQLVTGLSIGGIYALLAVGYALIYSIFKFTNFAFGAIMMCAAYGAYFMVHELGMTSLLSGLCGAIVVGVLVSVATEIVAYRSLRKMKASRLFLMISAMGVNILIQNFMTIMMSANLRSLNCDLPFRIFAMGKIRMGALDIFSLLVSLISLLVLWVFIDKTKYGIAIRASAHDTDTAGLMGINVDRISLIVFAISGITAAIAGTFTGMKYAVYPTLGAISSKAFIASVIGGLGSLPGAVLGGFILGILETIISGYISSSYRDLFSFGVLIVVLIFLPNGILGNDTGDKL encoded by the coding sequence ATGTCTACAACGCTTTTTATACAACAGCTTGTAACGGGCCTTTCAATAGGCGGAATCTACGCCCTTCTTGCAGTTGGATATGCGCTGATATACAGTATTTTTAAGTTTACGAATTTCGCCTTCGGCGCCATTATGATGTGCGCGGCTTACGGCGCTTATTTCATGGTGCATGAACTCGGCATGACCTCGCTGCTCTCCGGTCTGTGCGGAGCCATCGTCGTCGGAGTGCTCGTCTCCGTCGCTACTGAAATCGTCGCGTACAGATCTCTTCGAAAAATGAAAGCTTCGCGCCTCTTCCTAATGATTTCTGCGATGGGCGTTAATATTTTGATTCAGAACTTTATGACCATCATGATGAGCGCCAACCTGAGAAGCCTCAACTGCGACCTTCCGTTCCGTATCTTCGCTATGGGGAAAATACGTATGGGCGCGCTCGATATTTTCTCGCTTCTTGTCTCTCTCATATCGTTGCTCGTCCTGTGGGTGTTTATCGATAAAACTAAATATGGCATCGCAATTAGGGCGAGCGCGCACGATACAGATACAGCCGGCCTGATGGGAATCAACGTCGATAGAATTTCTCTCATAGTTTTCGCCATATCGGGCATCACCGCGGCGATAGCGGGCACCTTTACCGGCATGAAGTATGCCGTCTATCCGACGCTCGGCGCAATATCCAGCAAGGCTTTCATCGCAAGCGTCATAGGAGGCTTGGGAAGCCTTCCGGGAGCGGTTCTCGGCGGCTTCATCTTGGGCATATTGGAGACGATAATTTCAGGCTACATCTCATCGTCATACAGAGACCTGTTCTCGTTCGGCGTCCTTATCGTCGTGCTGATCTTCCTGCCTAATGGAATCCTAGGCAACGACACCGGCGACAAATTATAA
- the garR gene encoding 2-hydroxy-3-oxopropionate reductase codes for MGKIGFIGLGIMGRPMAKNLIKAGYELVVYDVAAAAADELCGCGAERGGSPADVAAKAGEIIITMLPNSPHVREVTIGANGLIYGVKKGQIVVDMSSISPIVSRELNAVLNEKGVEMIDAPVSGGQEKAEQGTLAIMAGGDAAAFEKARPVLEKMGATVTLVGGSGAGQTTKLVNQIIVGINISAVAEGMALAKKAGVDPRKVFEAIRRGLAGSQCLEDKAPRMFEARYNPGFRINLHIKDLWNVLETSRALNCSVPLSSQVIEMMIALANDGCESMDHGALGRYYEKLNNVSLKEN; via the coding sequence ATGGGTAAAATCGGATTTATAGGACTTGGCATCATGGGCCGCCCAATGGCTAAAAATCTTATTAAAGCCGGATATGAGCTGGTCGTCTACGACGTTGCGGCCGCAGCGGCGGACGAGCTCTGCGGATGCGGAGCGGAGCGCGGCGGCAGCCCTGCCGACGTCGCAGCGAAAGCCGGAGAAATAATTATTACGATGCTGCCGAACTCGCCCCATGTGCGAGAAGTGACCATAGGCGCGAATGGTCTCATCTACGGCGTGAAAAAAGGACAGATAGTTGTAGATATGAGCTCTATATCGCCGATAGTGAGCCGTGAGCTTAATGCCGTGCTCAACGAAAAGGGCGTCGAGATGATAGACGCTCCGGTGAGCGGAGGTCAGGAAAAGGCGGAGCAGGGGACGCTCGCCATTATGGCCGGCGGCGACGCGGCTGCGTTTGAGAAGGCGCGCCCCGTGCTTGAAAAAATGGGCGCGACTGTCACGCTTGTCGGCGGGAGCGGAGCCGGTCAGACGACGAAGCTCGTCAATCAGATAATCGTCGGCATCAACATCTCCGCAGTCGCGGAGGGCATGGCGCTCGCCAAAAAGGCCGGCGTCGATCCGCGTAAGGTGTTTGAAGCTATACGCAGGGGACTTGCCGGCAGTCAGTGCCTTGAGGATAAAGCGCCGAGGATGTTCGAGGCGCGTTATAATCCCGGGTTCCGTATAAACCTCCACATAAAGGATCTCTGGAACGTGCTGGAGACGAGCCGCGCATTAAATTGCTCTGTGCCGCTTTCAAGCCAGGTTATTGAAATGATGATCGCCCTCGCCAACGACGGCTGTGAGTCGATGGACCACGGCGCGCTGGGACGTTATTACGAAAAGCTCAATAACGTCTCGTTAAAGGAAAATTAA
- a CDS encoding D-2-hydroxyacid dehydrogenase: protein MTDRKLNITVLTAEDSLKVFRMTQERIDAALDRFPEFKDKVDISITRTSTSFENTPSWNAEDYVKFRKGVADADVMIGYMFPLEEVKTAAPHLKWIHIIGAGVEHLLPLDWLPEDAVLTNNRGAHAPKSYEYVMMALLMLANHMPRLMRAQQAHFWDAHFVSIIRGSTVAVLGAGHQGSAAAKAAKALGLRTIGVDIDTSPRENFDELVHVSSLRETLGRADYVVVTLPSTDETYRMIDRGAFSAMKEGCGFVNISRGRIVDGDALMENLRNGRLSGAVLDVFEQEPLPADSPLWDAPNLVMSPHMGCDDEENYIDRTFDIFFSNLRRFINGEKLENVVDRIKGY, encoded by the coding sequence GTGACCGACAGGAAACTTAACATCACGGTTCTTACCGCGGAGGACAGCCTTAAAGTCTTCCGCATGACGCAGGAGCGCATAGACGCCGCGCTCGATAGATTCCCTGAGTTCAAGGACAAGGTGGATATCTCTATTACGCGCACTTCGACGAGCTTTGAAAACACGCCGAGCTGGAACGCCGAAGATTACGTGAAGTTCCGCAAAGGAGTCGCGGACGCGGACGTCATGATAGGGTACATGTTTCCGCTTGAAGAGGTCAAAACGGCCGCTCCGCATCTCAAATGGATACATATTATCGGCGCGGGCGTCGAGCATTTGCTGCCGCTCGACTGGCTGCCGGAAGACGCGGTATTGACGAACAACAGGGGCGCGCACGCTCCGAAGAGTTACGAGTATGTCATGATGGCGCTTCTGATGCTTGCGAACCACATGCCACGCCTCATGCGCGCCCAGCAGGCTCATTTCTGGGACGCACATTTTGTTTCGATCATAAGAGGCTCGACCGTCGCCGTTTTGGGGGCGGGACACCAAGGTTCCGCCGCTGCGAAGGCCGCGAAGGCGCTCGGCCTCCGCACTATAGGAGTCGATATCGACACGTCGCCGCGCGAGAATTTCGACGAGCTTGTTCACGTTTCAAGCCTACGCGAGACCCTTGGGCGTGCCGACTACGTTGTAGTAACGCTGCCGTCCACCGACGAGACGTATCGCATGATAGACCGCGGCGCATTCTCCGCAATGAAAGAGGGCTGCGGCTTCGTCAACATCAGCCGCGGGCGTATAGTGGACGGCGATGCGCTGATGGAGAATCTCAGGAACGGCCGTCTCTCCGGCGCGGTGCTCGACGTGTTTGAACAGGAGCCGCTTCCAGCGGATTCGCCGCTTTGGGACGCACCGAATCTCGTTATGTCTCCGCACATGGGGTGCGACGATGAAGAGAATTATATCGACAGAACTTTTGATATTTTCTTCAGCAACTTGCGCCGCTTTATAAACGGAGAAAAGCTTGAAAACGTCGTCGACAGGATCAAAGGCTATTAA
- a CDS encoding ABC transporter ATP-binding protein: MSNFLNVDSINVYYGGIHALQDVSIHIDEGEIVSVVGANGAGKSTLLRSIAGDKEIKSGVITFCGEKLPSTSYETVTRGISLVPEGRRIFPNLTVKENLMVSMFNRKDGKEAIEKDFEEVLSLFPRLRERLKQKGGTLSGGEQQMLAIGRALMARPKLLCMDEPSLGLAPIIIDELFDKIVQLNKERGQTILIVEQNAFLALEVAHRAYVIKTGQVTREGVGEELLNDPTIQQEYLGMQQSDGETEED; encoded by the coding sequence GTGAGCAATTTCCTCAACGTCGATTCCATCAACGTCTATTACGGCGGCATACACGCTTTGCAGGATGTGTCAATCCATATAGACGAGGGGGAAATAGTTTCCGTGGTCGGCGCCAACGGAGCCGGGAAGTCTACGCTTCTGCGCAGCATAGCGGGGGATAAAGAAATCAAATCCGGCGTCATAACGTTCTGCGGAGAAAAGCTTCCTTCGACCTCTTATGAGACCGTCACGAGGGGGATTTCGCTGGTGCCCGAGGGACGGAGGATCTTCCCCAACCTTACGGTGAAAGAAAATCTTATGGTGAGCATGTTCAACCGCAAAGACGGTAAAGAAGCTATCGAGAAAGATTTTGAAGAGGTGCTTTCGCTCTTCCCGCGCCTGCGCGAACGGCTCAAACAAAAGGGCGGAACGTTGTCCGGCGGCGAGCAGCAGATGCTCGCCATAGGACGCGCGCTGATGGCGCGGCCGAAGCTGCTCTGCATGGACGAGCCTTCGCTGGGGCTGGCGCCTATCATAATCGACGAACTCTTCGACAAAATAGTGCAGCTTAATAAAGAAAGAGGACAGACTATATTGATAGTCGAGCAGAACGCATTCCTCGCGTTGGAAGTCGCACACCGCGCTTACGTCATCAAGACGGGACAGGTTACCCGCGAGGGCGTCGGCGAGGAACTTCTGAACGACCCGACGATACAGCAGGAATATCTTGGAATGCAGCAGTCCGACGGCGAGACGGAAGAAGATTAG
- a CDS encoding branched-chain amino acid ABC transporter permease: MYIMSLVIFACVNIIAVSGLVLLTGYTGIFSIGHAGFLAVGGYAAVIFFKHLGVPFLLAIVCGGLCAVLVSVIIGYPALRNKMAGDAFAIVMLGFVAVIRISISNIYPVFQGAHGISEIPRLSTVWVVVPITVLMVFLMRNFLKSQYGKNCVAVQQQELAAEMVGVNVVKTKLVSLMISAFYGGISGGLFSFFATYIAPTTFAEAKSDDLLASVVLGGMGSLSGPMLAAVVLVVLPEVLRFLQLWRLVFYGAAFVLIMQFKPEGLMGYQEISWKWFVGLFKRKGGAKTNG, encoded by the coding sequence ATGTATATAATGTCTCTTGTAATATTCGCCTGCGTCAACATAATAGCCGTTTCCGGGCTGGTGCTGCTCACAGGCTATACCGGCATATTTTCAATCGGACACGCCGGTTTCCTCGCAGTCGGCGGATATGCGGCGGTAATATTCTTTAAACACTTGGGCGTTCCGTTCCTTCTCGCAATCGTATGCGGAGGCCTCTGCGCCGTGTTGGTCAGCGTAATCATAGGATACCCCGCCCTGCGCAACAAAATGGCGGGCGACGCATTCGCAATCGTAATGCTCGGCTTCGTCGCCGTCATACGCATCAGCATTTCGAACATTTACCCAGTCTTCCAAGGGGCGCACGGAATTTCTGAAATTCCCCGCCTCTCGACCGTTTGGGTGGTAGTGCCTATCACCGTCCTGATGGTCTTCCTCATGAGGAACTTCCTAAAATCGCAGTACGGCAAGAACTGCGTCGCCGTCCAGCAGCAGGAGCTAGCCGCTGAGATGGTCGGCGTCAACGTCGTGAAAACGAAACTCGTATCGCTGATGATAAGCGCCTTCTACGGCGGCATCTCGGGCGGACTTTTCTCGTTCTTCGCAACCTATATCGCGCCGACCACGTTCGCCGAAGCGAAGTCCGACGACCTGCTCGCCTCCGTCGTCTTGGGCGGCATGGGAAGTTTGTCCGGCCCTATGCTCGCGGCCGTCGTTCTCGTTGTCCTGCCGGAAGTGCTGCGTTTCCTGCAGCTGTGGCGTCTCGTCTTCTACGGCGCGGCTTTCGTGCTCATAATGCAGTTCAAGCCCGAAGGGCTTATGGGCTATCAAGAGATTTCATGGAAATGGTTCGTCGGTCTGTTTAAGAGGAAGGGCGGTGCGAAGACGAATGGATAA
- a CDS encoding Sapep family Mn(2+)-dependent dipeptidase translates to MKETELFKQIDEFIEKHEKDILSDLAELISKKSVKGPAEEGAPYGRGPRNALDSVLAIAQRLGFSVNDGGGHVGWAELPGEEKDHLAVITHVDVVPEGDGWNSDPYVLTEKDGWLIARGVCDDKGAAILSLYAALFLMQRGTPLRYGLRLLFGCDEECCMHDVPHYLENNPEPLFCFTPDVDFPVSVGEKGIHSNGGFYSAPVFKNISEFSGGNASNSIPGNASCIVNVRGRSFKPMKGITVSERQDGRYLIEAQGVGGHAAHPDGKHNAIGILTDFLLENDVCDAEERTFLELMHKIHVSGYGEGLGINCEGKLLGRLTSIGGIISQEGAVLRQDMNIRYPECISGAEITAALEKIAAEHNARFEAVEVLEPFYISPDYAPIQTLVESYSDVSGHEGKTYTLFGGTYARRFKNAVGFGPGDDFTPRPSFVASDHAPNEASYFPVMKEALKIFIVALIRLEELPPSAYVRAD, encoded by the coding sequence ATGAAAGAGACGGAGCTGTTCAAGCAAATCGACGAGTTTATTGAAAAACATGAGAAAGATATTTTGAGCGACCTTGCGGAGCTGATTTCTAAGAAAAGCGTGAAAGGCCCGGCGGAGGAGGGCGCTCCATACGGCCGCGGGCCGCGCAACGCGCTCGACTCGGTTCTCGCGATAGCGCAGCGGCTCGGATTTTCCGTCAACGACGGCGGCGGACATGTCGGCTGGGCGGAGCTTCCCGGCGAGGAGAAAGACCATTTGGCCGTCATCACGCACGTGGACGTCGTGCCGGAAGGCGACGGCTGGAACTCCGACCCGTATGTGCTGACGGAAAAGGACGGCTGGCTCATCGCGCGCGGCGTCTGCGACGACAAGGGCGCGGCGATACTTTCGCTTTACGCGGCGCTCTTCCTCATGCAGAGGGGCACGCCTCTGCGCTACGGCCTCCGCCTGCTCTTTGGGTGCGACGAGGAGTGCTGCATGCACGACGTCCCGCATTACCTTGAAAACAACCCGGAGCCGCTCTTCTGCTTCACGCCGGACGTGGACTTCCCCGTGAGCGTCGGCGAAAAGGGCATTCATTCAAACGGCGGCTTCTACTCTGCGCCAGTCTTTAAGAACATTTCGGAGTTCTCCGGCGGCAACGCGTCGAACTCGATTCCTGGCAACGCCTCTTGCATAGTGAACGTCCGTGGCAGAAGCTTCAAGCCTATGAAGGGCATCACCGTCTCAGAGCGTCAAGACGGAAGATACCTGATAGAGGCTCAGGGCGTTGGCGGACACGCGGCGCATCCAGACGGGAAGCACAACGCAATCGGAATATTGACGGACTTCCTGCTCGAAAACGACGTCTGCGACGCGGAGGAAAGAACCTTCCTCGAACTTATGCACAAGATACACGTCAGCGGCTACGGCGAAGGCCTCGGCATCAACTGCGAAGGCAAGCTCCTCGGACGGCTGACTAGCATCGGCGGCATCATCTCGCAGGAGGGAGCAGTCCTGCGTCAGGACATGAATATCCGCTATCCGGAGTGCATAAGCGGAGCGGAGATTACCGCGGCGCTTGAGAAAATCGCAGCGGAGCACAACGCTCGCTTTGAAGCCGTCGAGGTTCTCGAACCGTTCTACATTTCGCCCGATTACGCGCCTATACAGACGCTAGTGGAGTCCTACTCGGACGTCTCCGGCCACGAAGGGAAGACCTATACGCTGTTCGGCGGTACGTACGCCAGACGCTTTAAGAACGCCGTCGGTTTCGGTCCCGGCGACGACTTTACGCCGCGTCCTTCGTTTGTCGCTTCCGATCATGCTCCGAACGAAGCTTCATATTTCCCCGTGATGAAAGAGGCGCTTAAAATTTTCATCGTGGCCCTGATACGCCTCGAAGAACTTCCGCCATCCGCCTACGTCCGCGCCGATTGA
- the secA gene encoding preprotein translocase subunit SecA, with the protein MGFLNGVIKALGLDPNDRAVAKYEKKTQVIDSLEPEVEKLSDEELARSAEIFGGRLENGESLDDILPDVFARVREVSKRALGLRHFKEQLIGGMALHDGNIAEMKTGEGKTLVATLAVALNAMTKKGVHVVTVNDYLAARDAEWMGPVYRGMGLTVGVISPFMPDDARKAAYQCDITYGTNSEFGFDYLRDNMAIQKSQQVQRGHNYCIVDEVDSILIDEARTPLIISGPSEDDTEPYRVADAVARELIKGTDFEVDEKERNLALTEAGIAKTERIMKLPNLFTDFANSSLAHKIVQALKAHHLFQRDVHYVVKDGEIVIVDEFTGRLMFGRRYSDGLHQAIEAKERVRVGRENQTLATITLQNYFRMYKKLAGMTGTAKTEAEEFKEIYGLNVIVIPTHKPMIRKDNPDAVYKTADEKYTAAADEVAEYHAKGQPILVGTASIEHSERVSKLLRARKIPHNVLNAKVHDKEAAIVAQAGRFGAVTVATNMAGRGTDIVLGGNAEFLAREELEKEGKSPADDPQLYAEVLEKYKKICAEEHDKVIATGGLRIIGTERHESRRIDNQLRGRSGRQGDPGESRFYIALEDDLIRLFGGDKISAIMDKLGMEKGESLDHPLLSKAIENAQKKVEEMHFDIRKQLLAYDNVMNRQREAVYAERGEILEDPNIVERTLEVLEDTANAQLDKAFADKNADEPDIKSVTVRLNALFWPGVAACLEGVDSEQAFEEARPRIIEEIRARFRQKTEELGPELSAQIYRYIFLEVLDANWKEHLLAMDELRRGIGLRAIGQKDPLVEYQFESFNLFQEMLVRVRESITEFALRVSVVSRDEEREMENARRSKNWKESRDPFEMPQALPGNYNDEMENPGVTATAQKTQPIVNDVKIGRNDPCPCGSGKKYKQCCGRNK; encoded by the coding sequence GTGGGATTTCTTAACGGAGTGATAAAGGCGCTCGGCCTCGACCCCAACGACAGGGCCGTAGCGAAATACGAGAAGAAGACGCAGGTGATAGATTCTCTGGAGCCGGAGGTCGAGAAGCTTTCTGACGAGGAGCTCGCCCGCTCCGCCGAGATTTTCGGCGGGCGTCTCGAAAATGGCGAGAGCCTCGACGATATTCTGCCGGATGTTTTCGCGCGCGTCCGGGAGGTTTCGAAGCGCGCGCTCGGGCTGCGCCACTTCAAGGAACAGCTCATCGGAGGCATGGCGCTTCACGACGGCAACATCGCGGAGATGAAGACGGGCGAAGGAAAGACGCTCGTCGCCACGCTCGCCGTTGCGCTCAACGCGATGACGAAGAAGGGCGTCCACGTCGTAACGGTCAACGACTACCTCGCGGCGCGCGACGCGGAATGGATGGGGCCGGTCTACCGCGGCATGGGGCTGACGGTCGGCGTCATATCGCCTTTCATGCCCGACGACGCGCGCAAGGCGGCCTACCAGTGCGACATCACCTACGGCACGAACAGCGAGTTCGGTTTCGACTATCTGCGCGACAACATGGCGATACAGAAGTCGCAGCAGGTGCAGCGCGGACACAATTACTGCATCGTAGACGAGGTGGACTCGATACTGATTGACGAGGCCCGTACCCCGCTCATCATCTCCGGCCCCTCGGAGGACGACACCGAGCCTTACCGCGTCGCCGACGCCGTGGCTCGCGAGCTCATAAAGGGGACGGACTTCGAGGTGGACGAGAAGGAGCGCAACCTCGCGCTGACCGAGGCGGGCATCGCGAAGACGGAGCGCATCATGAAGCTGCCTAATCTTTTCACGGATTTCGCAAACTCGTCGCTCGCGCACAAGATAGTGCAGGCGCTCAAGGCTCACCACCTGTTCCAGCGCGACGTGCATTACGTGGTCAAGGACGGCGAGATAGTGATAGTGGACGAATTTACGGGACGTTTGATGTTCGGACGCCGCTATTCGGACGGTCTGCACCAGGCGATAGAGGCTAAGGAGCGCGTGCGCGTCGGGCGCGAGAACCAGACTCTCGCGACGATCACGCTTCAGAACTACTTCCGCATGTATAAGAAGCTCGCCGGCATGACCGGCACGGCGAAGACGGAGGCCGAGGAATTCAAGGAGATATACGGCCTCAACGTCATAGTCATACCGACGCACAAGCCGATGATCCGCAAGGACAATCCCGACGCGGTTTATAAGACGGCCGATGAGAAATACACGGCGGCAGCCGACGAGGTCGCGGAATATCACGCGAAGGGGCAGCCTATACTGGTAGGCACCGCCTCGATAGAGCATTCGGAGCGCGTAAGCAAGCTGCTGCGCGCGCGCAAGATTCCGCACAACGTGCTGAACGCGAAGGTCCACGACAAGGAAGCCGCGATAGTGGCGCAGGCGGGACGCTTCGGAGCGGTCACCGTCGCGACGAACATGGCCGGACGCGGTACTGACATCGTGCTCGGAGGCAACGCGGAGTTCCTCGCGCGCGAGGAACTCGAAAAGGAGGGCAAGAGCCCGGCTGACGATCCGCAGCTCTACGCCGAGGTCCTCGAAAAATATAAGAAGATATGCGCGGAGGAGCACGACAAGGTCATAGCCACCGGCGGCCTGCGCATAATCGGTACAGAGCGACACGAGTCGCGCCGCATAGACAACCAGCTCCGCGGACGCTCGGGACGCCAGGGCGACCCGGGCGAGAGCCGCTTCTACATCGCGCTCGAGGACGACCTAATCCGTCTCTTCGGCGGCGACAAGATATCCGCGATAATGGACAAACTGGGCATGGAGAAGGGCGAGTCGCTCGACCATCCGCTTCTTTCCAAGGCCATCGAAAACGCGCAGAAAAAGGTCGAGGAGATGCATTTCGACATAAGAAAGCAGCTCCTGGCCTACGACAACGTGATGAACCGCCAACGCGAGGCCGTTTACGCGGAGCGCGGCGAGATACTCGAAGACCCGAACATTGTCGAAAGGACGCTTGAGGTACTCGAGGACACGGCGAACGCGCAGCTCGACAAGGCCTTCGCCGACAAGAACGCCGATGAGCCTGACATCAAGTCCGTGACGGTGCGCCTCAACGCGCTCTTCTGGCCCGGCGTAGCCGCGTGCCTTGAGGGCGTGGATTCCGAGCAGGCCTTCGAAGAGGCCCGCCCGCGCATAATCGAGGAGATACGCGCGCGCTTCCGCCAGAAGACCGAAGAGCTGGGGCCGGAGCTCTCCGCCCAGATATATCGTTACATATTCCTCGAGGTTCTCGACGCGAACTGGAAAGAGCATCTGCTCGCTATGGACGAGCTGCGCCGCGGTATAGGGCTGCGCGCGATAGGGCAGAAAGATCCGCTCGTCGAATATCAGTTCGAGTCATTCAACCTGTTCCAGGAGATGCTCGTCCGCGTGCGCGAGAGCATCACCGAGTTCGCGCTGCGCGTCTCCGTCGTGTCGCGCGACGAGGAACGCGAGATGGAAAACGCGCGCAGAAGCAAGAACTGGAAGGAAAGCCGGGATCCGTTCGAGATGCCGCAGGCTCTGCCCGGCAATTACAACGACGAGATGGAAAACCCCGGCGTGACCGCGACGGCGCAGAAGACGCAGCCGATAGTCAACGACGTGAAGATCGGGCGCAACGACCCGTGCCCGTGCGGCAGCGGCAAGAAATACAAACAGTGCTGCGGCAGGAACAAATAG